CGCGCGCCGAGATATCAGACGCTTCAGCGGGGAGCCGATTCCCGATGCGGTGTTATCGCGGTTGCTGGACGCTGCACACCACGCGCCCAGCGTCGGCTTCTCGCAGCCCTGGGACTTCGTCGTCGTTCGAGACGACGGCACGAAGGCCGAGATCGCATCGATCGCCGAACGGGCGATCGCCGCCGCGCGCGAAGGGTATCGGGAACCGCGGAAGTCGGACTTCGGTCGGCTGAAACTCGAGGGGATCACCGACGCGCCGGTGAATATCTGCGTTACCTGTGACCCGACCCGCGACGCGCCCCACGTCCTCGGTCGCAACACGATGCAGGAGACGGACGTGTATTCGACGTGCTTGGCCGTCCAGAACCTCTGGCTCGCCGCTCGCGCCGAAGGCGTCGGCGTCGGATGGGTGTCCTTTCTCTATCCCCACGAACTCCGCGACGTGCTGGACGTTCCGCCGCACGTCCGTCCGGTCGCGTACCTCTGTGTCGGCTACCCCGAAGACGGATTTCCGCGGGAACCGGTCCTGCAACGCGAGGGCTGGCGCGAGCGCATCGACGGCGACGAGCTGATACACGAGGGTCGGTGGAATCCCGACAAAACTCCGGAGACGCCGCCGCAGTCGCACTCGAGGACGAGCGACTGACCCGCCGTCAGCGGCCGCCGACTCCGCTCGCGCTGACGATGTCCGCGATGATTTATCTCGCTGGCGGTGCCAGCGCCGCTATGCCCACGACTACGCCGCTCCGAACGCGCTTCGACGCCGATCGACCCGTCGTCGGGATGGTCCACCTCCCGCCCTTGCCGGGCGCACCGGGGTTCGACGGTGACCGCGACGCCGTCCGCACGCGCGCCCTCGAGGACGCCCGCCGCCTCGAGACCGGCGGGATCGACGGACTCGTCCTCGAGAACTTCGGCGACGCGCCCTTTCACCCCGACGACGTCCCGAAACACACCGTCGCCGAGATGACCGCTGTCGCGACCGAAGTAACCGACGCCGTAGCCGTCCCGGTCGGGATCAACGTCCTGCGCAACGACGCCGACGCCGCCCTCTCGGTCGCCGCGGCGGTCGACGCCGACTTCGTCCGCGTGAACGTCCACGTCGGCACCGCCGCGACCGACCAGGGCGTTCTCGAGGGACGGGCCCACGAGACGCTCCGGCTTCGCGACCGGATCGACGCCGACGTGGCCATCCTCGCGGACGTTCACGTCAAACACGCGACGCCGGTCGGCGACCGATCGATCGAGCGGGCCGCCCTCGAGGCGGTCGAGCGCGGCCGCGCGGACGGCGTCATCGTTTCGGGCCCCGGAACCGGCGACGAGACCGCACTCGAGGACGTCGAGCGGGTCGCGGATGCGCTGGACGCGACCGACGCGGCCGATCGCGCGCCCGTCTTCGTCGGCAGCGGCGTCACGAGCGAGACCGTCGCCGACTGCTTCGCGGCCGGCGCCGACGGCGTCATCGTCGGCACGGCGTTGAAGGAGGGCGCCGAGACGACCAACCCCGTCTCGAGCGAGCGCGTCGGGGACCTCGTGGCCGCGCGGGACGCGGACTCGAGTGCGGACTGACGGTCCGGCCGGTCGATACGGCTCTACTCCCAGTTGTACAACGCGTCCCGGAAAATTTCCGCCGCGTCGGCTTCCGTCACCGGTCGCGGGTTACAGCGCAGCAGCCGCTGCTGGGTCTCGACGGTCTGGCTCGCGAGCCAGTCGACGTCCTCCTCGGTGACGCCGGCGAGTTCGTTCAGTCCGCTGGGGACCACGTTCAGGTCCCGCTGGAGGCGGACGTACTCCTCTCGAGCGCGGTCGGCAGCCGCCCGCGTCCCGAGCCCGTCGGTGTCGGCGCCCAACATCTCCGCGACGCGAACGAACCGCTCGGGGTCGCTGGCGACGTTGTACCCCAGCGTGCTCGCCGGCGTGAGGACCGCAATCGTCTCACCGTGGTAGGTGTGGTATCGGTTCCCGACCGGGTAGGCCATCGCGTGACAGAGGCTCGCGCCCGCCGTGAGCCCGGCGATGGCGCCGAAGAGAGCGCCCTTGAGCATCGCCGCCCGCGCCTCGAGGTCGTCGCCGTTGTGGACCGCGGTCCGGACGTTGCTCGAGAGCAACCGAATGGCCCTCTCGGAGAACATCTCGGTGAGTTCCGTCCGACCGGCGTAGACGGGCCGGGTCTCCGGATCCGACGCCCGCAGGAGGCCGTCGAACGGATGGGTCGTGTACCCCTCGATGGCGTGGCCGAGCGCGTCCATCGCCGTCTTCCCCGTCGTCTCGGGCGGGAGCGTCGTCGTGAACGTCGGATCGAGTACGGCCGCGTCGGCACGGATGTGGTTGCTCGAGATCCCCTCCTTGATATCCTTCTCCTCGACCGAGAGGATGGCGACCGGCGAAATCTCGGCGCCGGTCCCGGCAGTCGTCGGCATGAGTACCAGCGGCGGGCCCGACTCGGTGAGCGACTCGCCCGCGCCGGTCGGCTCCGCGATGTAGTCGAGTACCTGCCCGCCGTTGGCGATCACCGCGCGGGTGGCCTTCGCGACGTCGATGCAACTGCCGCCGCCGAAGCCGACGTAGAAGTCGTAGCCCGCCTCGCCCTCGTTCGCGCGGACGAACTCGATGCAGCGGTCGACGTTCTCGATCGACGGCTCGCGTTCGGCGCCGTCCCAGACGGTGACGTCGTAGCCCGCGTCCTCGAGGTGGTCCGTGACGCGGTCGACGTGGCCGACGTCCGCGAGCGTCTCGTCGGTGACGACGAGACCGTGCGGGTCGTCCGCGGCGTCGACACCCAGATCGGCGAGCTGAAAGCCCAGCTCTTCGACCGCGTTGCGGCCGAACCGGATCTGGGGCATCTGGAGGTGCCAGACCGTCTCCGGCGCGAGGTCGTGCTCGGGCGCCGACACGGAGCGGTCGTAGCCCGACATCAGTTCCCCCACCCGTCTTCGATCTCGGAGAACTGCTCGGTGTCGTGGCCGTAGACGACCTCGGCGTCGTGGCGGCGCTCGAGTTCCTTGATCCGCCGGAGGCTGTCGAACCACTCGGTTTTCCCCCAGAGCAGGCTCGCGCCGAGCGGTTCCTCCGCCTCGTAGTTCGGCGCCTGATAGACCTGATCGCCGGTGAAGACGAGCGTCCCGTCGTCGTCGAGGTGGATCACCGTACCCGTCAACCCGGGCGTGTGGCCGGGGAACCGGACGAACTCGACGTCCGTGAAATGCTCCTCGCGGTCGCGGTGAACGACCTCCCAGTTCAGGTCGTGGTCGAAGTCCTCGAGGACGTACGCGCCGCTGCCCTTGTCGGTCTTCGCGCTGTAGTAGGCGAACTTGAGTTCCCGCTCGTGGACGTAGATCGGGACGTCCGTCCCGTCGAAGAACTCGAGTCCGCCGGCGTGGTCGAGGTGCAGGTGCGTCTGGAACACCGCATCGATGTCGTCGAGGCGGTACCCCGCCGCCTCGAGGTCGTCGTCGAGCCGATGCTCGTGGGCGTCGTGCGGGTAGAACGCCTGCGAGAGCGCCTCCGGCCAGTGGCCCTCGAGGGCCTCGTGGTGAGAGCCCGTGTCCCAGAGGATCGTCGCCTCGGGGTGGTCGATGACGAGGTTCCAGACCGGAATCTCCTCGTAATCGAGGTCCGGATTCGGCTCGTCGCGGGTTCCGAGGGTCTGGCCCTCGATCATGTAGTTCTGGTCGCACTCGAGGCCACCCCGGTGGATCACGTCGACGGTCGCGTCAACCATTTGAAGACACTGCGAGTTCCTACACTGATTCCGCGAAAAAACGTTTGCGTGAGGATCACACCCAGAGACGGTGGCGAGCACTTTTGCCGCCGGCGGTCACGCGCCGACGATCAGCGGGCCGATCAGCACGCCCATCAGGTGGACGCGGCGAGCGCCGACGCGAATCGGAACCAGTCCGACCGCGGTCGCGACGGCGAAGACGCCGACACCGATGAACCCGGTGAAGAGATACGAGAGACAGCACAAGAGCGAGAGGACGGCGACCGAAATCTTCCAATAGTCCGTCCGACCGACGAGGTCGAGATAGGCGTCCCCGACGACGATCACGAGGACGAAGCCGACGCAGCCGGCGAGGACGATTCCAGCGACCAGGACCGGCAACTCGAGGGGCGCGTTTACGGTGTCGAAAGCGACCATCACGCCGGTTCGGGGCTGGCCGATGGCGACCAGAGCGAACAGCGCGAAGATCGTGTTCGCCGTGTCGACGCCGCTCGTCGCGACGATGTAGCCGCGGTCGCCGGATCGGCCCGGGACGACCACCAGGACCGCGACGGCGGCGATCGCCGCCGAGATGCCCGGAACGTAGCCGACCACGGCGCCCGCCAGCGCCCCGGCGATCGCCGTCCCGCCGACGAGCCGTCGGGACATCGCGATCGACTCGTCGCGCTGTGGCGGCACCCCGCCGCCGCGGATCGCGTCGATCAACACCGGCGCGCCGAACAGGCCCGCGAACAGCGGCGCGAGCATCCCGCCGGCCTCGAGGGGCGCGTCCGTCGCGATATCGAGCGTCAGGGCGCCGAGCGTCGCCGCGAGCGCGAACGACACGAGGCCGCCGAGGCGGGTCCGCCACGTCCGTTCCGACGCGATCAGCGCGACGACGACCATCGCCAGCACGAGCGAGAGGTGGGCCCGGATCGGCGGATACGCGGCCGTCACGCCCCGCGTGACCGGCACGGCCAGCGGGACCGCCGCGAGGACCGCGAGCAAACTGCCCAGCGCCGAGAGCCGGATCGCCTCGTAGCCCCGGCCCTCGAGGACCAGCCGGTGGCCCGGCAGCGCGGTGATCGCCATCTCGGCGTCGGGCACCCCGAGCGCCATCGCGGGGACGGCGTTGACGAACGTGTGGACGACGCCGGCCGCGAGCATCGCGCAGCCGACGAACAGCGGCCGGCCGGGGATCGACGGCGCGAAGCCGGCGAGCAGGAGGGTGAAGTTGTTCGCGTGGAGTCCCGGGACGAGCCCGCTACAGCAGCCGAGCGCCGCGCCGGCCAGGGTCCACGCGAGCAGTCCCAGCGTCAGCGACGGCTCGGCGAGGATCTCGACCGACGCGGGGACAGCGACCATCGCTCCCTCTGGCCGCGGCTCGTCGGATAAACTCGAGGATGATCGAACGACGATGGGAGGAACCGATCGCCACGGCGTTCAGAATCGTCGGAGCGAACGCGGCGTCGTATCGGCGACCGGCGCCGTCTCCGGTCGCGGTCACTGCGATCCAGCCGCTCCCGGCCCAGTCGAGCCCGACGTGGCTGTTCATGTCGCCCCCTCGAACAGTTTCGACGTCACTCTATCGCTTCCGGCTGGTCGGCTCAGCGCGACGACGACTCGAACGGAGTCCGAACGGGTTCCGGAAGGGAGTCGGGATCGAGCAACGACTCGACGCTCGAGACGACGGCGTCGGCGGCCGCTGCGGACTCGTCACCCCCGAAATCGTCAGCTCTTGTCACGTACACCGTCCGGAATCCGGCGTCGTGCGCGCCGACGATATCGGCCTCGTAGTCGTCGCCGACGAATACGTACTCGTCGGCCGGCAGCCGCTCCATCGCGGCGTCGAAGATCCGTCGGTCGGGTTTCCACGCGCCGACGTCGCTCGAGACGACGACCTCGTCGACCGATTCGTCGAATCCGTGGCGCTCGACTTTCGCCCGCTGCTGTCGCCCGTCGCCGTTCGTCAGGATTCCGGTCGGACGGGTCTCTGCGACCCGCTCGACGGTCCGCGTCGCTGCCGCCGGCGCAGTAGTAGCTTCGAGTTCCCGCTCGCGGTACTCCCGAGCGAGCGTCTCCGGCGCCGCGTCGAGTCTCGTCACGGCCGCGACCGCCTCGAACGCCTCGCGGTAGGGGTCGGCCTCGCAGCGCTCGAGGGCCTCGAGCAGGCGGTCGACGTACGTCTCGTAGGCGGCGTCGGTCGACTCGCCGTACGGGGAGACGGTCGCCTCGAACAGGTCCGCGAACGGGACCGCGTAGGTACACAGCGTTCCGTCGAGGTCGAAGTAGACGGCGGTCGTCACACGCCGTTCGTCTCGCGGCGCGGAGAAGTAGCTGTTCGTCCGTCGCGTCGAAAGAAAATCGGGATTGCTGAAATCGTCGCGTCGCGACTTAGCCGAAGAGTTCGCCGAGGCCCTCGCCGCCGGCGTCGTCGTCTTCGTCGTCGTCCTCGTCCGTCGTGTCCGGGACGTCGCTGGTCTCTTCGGCCTCTTCCTCCTCGCCGCCTTCGTCGCCACCGGCGTCACCGGCCGCGGCGCCGCCTGCGGCGGCTCCGCCCGCGGGGACCGCGGCGGCCTCGGAGACTGCCTCGTCGATGTCGACGTCCTCGAGCGCGGCGACGAGCGCCTTGACTCGGGACTCCTCGACGTCGACGCCGGCAGCGTCGAGCACGTCGGTCAGGTTGTCTTCGTTGATCTCTTCGCCCGATTCGTTCAGGATGAGTGCAGCGTAAACGTATTCCATTGTAGTGTCCTCCAGTAGTGATTATCCGAACATCTCGCCGAGACCGGCCCCGCCGTCACCGTCGTCTTCGTCGTCATCGTCGGTGTCGGCGTCGGCCTCGTCGGCGTCAGCTTCGGTGTCGTCCTGTTCGTCAGCCGATTCCTCGTCGCCCTCGTCGGCGGCCGCCGGTTCGGCGGCCGCGTCGACGTCCTGTAGTTCCTCAGGCAGCGCCTCCTCGTCGTCGATCTGGGCCGCGAGCGCACGCAGCTGTGCGTCGGCCTTGCTGACGAGGTCGGGCATCAGCTCTTCGTCCTCGATCGCGGCCTGCAGGCCGAGGCTCTTGGCCTCGCCCGTGGCCTTGGCGATGAGCGTCGGCGCTGTCGACGCGGTCGGGAACGACGCGTTGATCGCGAGGTTCCGTGCGCGTGCGGCGGCGGTCGACACGTCGCTCTCGTAGGCCTCGACGTCGATGTCGAGGTCCTCGGGGTCGAAGAGGACGCCGTCGGCGACGACGGCGCGAAGGTCGAGTCCGACCTCCTTGGGCTCGATCCCGAGCTCGTTGAGGACGTTCGCCAGATCAGCAGAGACTTCGCCGCCGGCCTCGAGGACCGTCGAGTCCTCCATGACCTGAATCGAACCCTCCTCGATCCGTGCGTTGGCACCGATGCTCTGGAGTTCGCCGACGAACGGCCCCGGGTCGACCCCGGTGTCACCCTCGGGGATGACGATGTCGTTCGGGGCGACCTCGCCCTCGTTGATCGGGGCGGGCGTCTTCGACGCCTCGAGCTCCTTGTAGAGCGTGAACGGGTTGTCGTTCGTGCCGACGATCCCGACTTGGCCCTCGACGTGATCGACGAGGTCCTCGAGTCCGGACTGCTCCAGTGCGCGGACCTGCAGGGTATTGCGGCTGACGCGGAGCTCGGCGGTACCGTGCAGATCACGGCGCATGTCCTGGAGCTGCTTGCTCGGAATGCCGGTGATGCCGACGATGCCGACGCTGTCGTAGCTCTCGATGATCTCCTGGAGCTCGTCGACTTCCTCTCGCTTCCACTGGGGAAGGTTCTCGGTCTTGCGTTCAGCCTGTGCGCTCATATTAGGCCACCTCCACGGACGGCCCCATCGTCGTCTTCACGTAGACGGCGTCGATGTTCTGGGGCCCCTTCTCGAGGTCGGCGTGCAGGCGACGCAGGATGACGTCGATGTTGTCGGCGATGTTCTCCGCATCCATGTCCTCGGCGCCGACGAGCGTGTGGAACGTTCGTCGGTCGCCGGAGCGAAGCTGCACGGTGTTTTTGAGCCGGTTGACGGTCTCGACGACGTCGTCGTCGGGCGCGAGCGGGTCCGGCATCTTCCCTCGGGGACCGAGAATGGTACCCAGGTGCCGGGCGATATCTTGCATCATCGCCTCTTCGGCGATGAAGAAGTCCGTCTCGTCGGCCATGTCCTTGGCCTCGTCATCGTCCAGATCGGCCACGTCGTCTTCCGAGAGGACCTCGTCCGCCGCCTCTTCGGCGCGGACGGCGGTTTCTCCCTCGGCAATGACGACGATTCGCGTATCCTGGCCGGTTCCGGACGGCAGGACGATAGACTCGTCAACTCGGTTCGACGGTTCGTTTAGGTCGAGGTCGCGCAGATTGATCGCGAGGTCGACCGTCTCGGTAAAGTTCCGATCGGGGGCGTCCTCGAGTGCGCGAGCGACTGCTGTTTCAATATCCGAATCTGCCATCGTTCACCTCCGTAGTACGCAGGAGTGCTCCTACGGGTCAGTGAAACAGGCTAGGCCTGTCTCCTTTGAACGGAGTGCCATGGCGAACTTAAACCCGTCGAACTGCCAGCGCTGCCCTCCTCGATACGCGTGAGTCTCTGTACCGTTCGAACCATTCGCTGACGAACCGTGCGCTTCTCGGTTCGCTCGGGAAACGCGACCGTCCGTCTCGACGGGAAGCGCAGAAATACGTCCGGCGAGCGAAAATATTATATTCTGTGATAGTGTATATTTCCTGTATGTGGCCATTAGATTTATGTAGTGTTAGTGGAGCGACGGGAACCGGGTCGGTCACGCCGCTGACGATCGGCGGACTCGGCTTCGAAACGCTGGAAACGATCGGCCCGCTCGAGCGGGCGGGGTTCCTGTTCGCCGGGACGTTCGTGTTCGCGGTCGTGGTGCTCGGATTGCTTCAGGGGTACGCCCCGCGAACGGTAACGAAGGCCCGCCGGAGTCCGGTTATTTCGATCTGCGTCGGCCTGCCGGGACTGCTCGTCGTCGGCGGACTCGGCAGTACGGGGTACCTGATACTCGGTACGGATCTGGGACCGTTCTTCGGGATTCCGATGATCGTCCTCGGCGGGACGATCGTGCCCGCGTTCACCGCCCTCGGTTTCGTCGCGTTCGGACGGTCGATCGCGGCGCGGCTCAGCCGCGACCGCCTCTCGATCGGTATCGTCCTCGGGAGCCTGCTCGCCGGCATCGCCGGTTTCTCGCTCGCGCTAACCGTCGCCGTAGCGGGTTTCGCCGGCGCCCTCGGAATCGGCGCGGGCGTGCGCGTGATTATGGCTACCGGCGGGACGTCCCGGCCCGACGACCGCACCGTCCCCCCCGCGAACGAGATCTAACCCAGGGGTCGATCGACGGACGAGATCAACGAGACGTCACACTCGAACGTCGCCCCAGACGCCGTGACTAGTCCTGTGTCGCTTTCGCACTCACCGTCGCGTCCGCCTCGACGGGCACGTCGTAGCCGTGGGTGTGGAACGACCCGAGGCAGAGGTACAACCCGCGTTCGTAGATGTCCGGCTCCTTCTGGACCCCGAGATGCGAGCCGATCTTCGCGTCCGCCCAGTAGGCGCTGTGGGGCCCCTCGAACAGCCGCTTGACGAGTCGCGCGTCGACCTCGAGTTTGACGTAGCCGTCGTACTCCACGGGGCGCGGATCCGACACGTACCGGTAGCCGCCGCCGTTCATCGAGAGCTCGAGATAAACGTCGTCGACCAGCGAGATCAGGACCGTCGTCTCGGTGCCGTACCCGATTCGCTCGCGCTTTTCCTCCAAGCTCTCGTAGGCGTAGGGAACGTACGCCTGGAGCTCCGACAGCGTCGGCATCGGATCGGCCTCGTACTCGAACGATCGCGACGCCAGCTCCTCCTCGATGTAGCGGCGCTTCGCGTCCGGGTCCGCCGGCTCGAACGGCGCGGATCGCTCGCCGGTCTCGAGGTCGATGTGTTCGCCGGAGTTCAAGAAGACGCACTCGTGGTCGTCGGGATCGACGGCGTCGGTGAAGAACTCGAGCGCCTCCTCGCGGGGCGGGTTCGCCGTGTACTCGTTGAGGTGGGCGAGATCGCCCGTCAGCACGTACTCGCCGGCGAATGGCATGTAGTAGCGGGGTTCGAAGATGTCGATGAACTCGAGCGCGCGCTCGTGTTTCTCGCGGATGACCCGGTCGCGTTCGCGGAGCTTCTTCTCGTGGCCGTAGTCGGTGACGGCCTGGGGGTAGAACTGCGCCGCGCTGTACTGGTGACAGAGGAGGTCGACCGTCCCGTACTCGTCGGCGACGGTTCGGCAGACCGACTCGGCGATCGAAAACGGCACGTCGTTGGTGTTGACGACCGTCTGCTCCCCGTTGTCGATGACCGCCATCGAGTCGACCTGCGTCGAGCCCGGCTCCTCCGCGTCGTCGTCGTACCACGTACAGCCGAAGTAGTTCCCGCAGCGCTCCGGATCGCAACCGTCGGCCGCGAGCACGTTGATGTGCATATCGCCCTCGAGCGGCGTGCGCTCGCCGTGGGACAGCTCGATCACGTCGAACCCCAGCGCGGCGATAGCGTCGTGGAGGTAGTCCCACCGGTAGTCGTGGATGAGCACCGGAATGTCCGCGTCCATGCGCTCGAGCGTGTCGGGATCGAAGTGATCCGGATGGATATGTGAGATGTAGATGTAGTCGACGTCGTTGAAGTCCTCCGGGTCGAACTCGGGTTCGGGGTAGTGGGCCCACGAGCCGTAGTACGCGCCGTCCACCAGCCAGGGATCACAGAGAATCGACGTCTGCTCGTCTTCGACGAGAATCGCTGCCGACTCGAGATAGGTCACTCGCATACCGAGGCTCCAACAGCCACGAATCATTTGTTATTATCACAATATGAGACGGTACGCGCTCCCGAACGCGGGATAGGACACAGCTACGGCTCCCTCCTCAACCGTCGGCGTCCCGTGAATCGGCGTCCGGAAGCGGATAGGGACCGACAAAACAGCCGTAGTCGCCGAGTAAACGGCATGTGTTCGATCGCCACGGCTCCGCTATCGGTCGTCGGGACGAACGAAGAATACTCGGTGCGTTCCCGGTTCGGGGCTCGTCGAGCACACCGCCGCTTCGTCGACGAAGACACACCGGAACGTCTGTTCTGCTCGTGTTCCGAGCACTCGCAACTACACGGTCGCGTCGACTGCAAGAACGATGACGCGCTCGTCGACTACGCTGCGGCTTCGTCGAGCAGCACGTCGTCGTACTCGCCGTCGTCGACTCGCTGCTTGAACTCTCGAGCGTCGTTGCCCTCGATGGTGACGCCCATCGAGGCGCAGGTGCCGACGACTTCCTTCGCGGCGTTTTTCGCGTCGTAGGCGAGCAGGTCGGGGTGTTTCTGCTCGGCGATCTGTTTGACCTGTTCGACCGACAGATCCGCGACGAAGTCCTTCTGGGGTTCGCCGCTGCCGGTCTCGAAGCCGGCTTCGTCCTTGATCAGTTCGGCCGTCGGCGGGACACCGACGTCGATTTCGAAGGAGCCGTCGTCCTCGTAGTCGACGGTGACGGGGACTTCGGTGCCGTCGAACGCTTCCGTCTGGTCGTTGATCTCCTGTACGACCGCCTGCACGTCGACAGGGGTCGGTCCGAGCTCGGGACCGAGCGGCGGGCCAGGGTTGGCCTGGCCACCCGGAACGAGCACTTCGATGGTTCCAGCCATACCCGTCACAACCCGTGCGCGAGTTTTAAGGGTTGCTAATTCGGGCAGTGAGGTCTGTGATACGGTGTCGTACGCCTCGCGGCTCGGCCGTCACTCGACGCTTTCGGTCCGCCACTCGGCGAACGACTCGAGGACGTGGGCCTCGTCGAAGCGTTCGATACAGGGGACGTCGTACGGGTGGATCGCTTCGACGCGGTCGACCAGGTCGTCGTAGGCGTCGGCGGTCGTCTTCGCGAGCAGAACGGCTTCGTCGTCGCGGTGAATCTCGCCCTCCCAACGGTAGGTGGAGGTCGTCGACAGTCGGTTAACGCAGGCCGCGAGTCGGTCCTCGACGAGCGTCTCGGCGATCCTATCTGCTTCGGACGGCGGAACCGTGATGTAGACCGTTGGCATTCGTGTCGCCGGCTACGCTCGAGACGGAGAAAAGTCCCGTGACGTCGTCGCGGGACGACCGCAGGGCTCTAGAGACGTCGATCGGCGTCGATCCGGGCGGCCGCGCCCTCGTCAGTCCGCGTTCGCGTTACCGGAGACGGGATTGAACGTTCCGTTGATGTCCCACTCGTGAATGCAGTGTGGATTGCCGACCTGCTTTTCGCCGTCTTCGCGGGCGATCTGCCAGGCCTCGAGGTTGTCGTCCCATCGCTCGGTTCGACCGCACCGTTCGCAGACGCGGGCAGTCGGCGGTTGTACTTGCGCGCTCATTGTCGACCGTGGGAACTGAACGCATATAACACTATCCGTGTGCGGCAACTTCTGCCCCGGATTCGTTCACGATTTTTGGAG
This portion of the Haloterrigena gelatinilytica genome encodes:
- the cutA gene encoding divalent-cation tolerance protein CutA, whose amino-acid sequence is MPTVYITVPPSEADRIAETLVEDRLAACVNRLSTTSTYRWEGEIHRDDEAVLLAKTTADAYDDLVDRVEAIHPYDVPCIERFDEAHVLESFAEWRTESVE
- a CDS encoding HEWD family protein codes for the protein MSAQVQPPTARVCERCGRTERWDDNLEAWQIAREDGEKQVGNPHCIHEWDINGTFNPVSGNANAD